A section of the Pseudanabaena mucicola str. Chao 1806 genome encodes:
- a CDS encoding bestrophin family protein, with protein MKKDSWFHIALRWRGSVVPEVLPRSLLCGLFGALIYIFHLFKIQVSLPILGGIIPNIVLGLLLVFRTNTAYERFWEGRKAWGLLVNTVRNLSRQILVAISEQEPRDRQAKIAAVKLLPAFAIALKLHLRSEPINAELAANLSAAQFDRLKTMNHPPLEIAFWISSYLQEQTHQGKLDRYQLGDMINLLHQMTDVVGICERILRTPIPLAYSIHLKQLLMIYCLSLPFQMVDQLEWMTAPIVALISFTLLGIEEIGIQIEDPFGHDANDLPLDNICNTMMRNIEDLVSICPDKFA; from the coding sequence ATGAAAAAAGATAGTTGGTTCCATATTGCACTACGATGGAGAGGCTCAGTAGTTCCAGAAGTGTTACCACGATCTCTATTATGTGGACTTTTTGGCGCTCTAATTTACATTTTTCATCTATTTAAAATTCAAGTTTCTCTTCCGATTTTAGGTGGCATCATTCCAAATATTGTGTTGGGCTTATTACTGGTATTCCGTACAAATACAGCCTATGAAAGATTTTGGGAAGGACGTAAAGCATGGGGACTATTGGTAAATACGGTACGGAATCTATCCAGACAAATATTAGTCGCAATTTCAGAACAAGAACCGCGCGATCGCCAAGCAAAAATCGCCGCAGTTAAGCTATTACCAGCCTTTGCGATCGCCTTAAAACTACATTTACGATCAGAGCCGATTAATGCGGAACTAGCAGCTAATCTCTCTGCTGCTCAATTTGATCGCCTGAAAACAATGAATCATCCACCGCTCGAAATCGCCTTTTGGATTAGCAGTTATTTACAGGAACAGACTCATCAGGGCAAACTTGATCGCTACCAACTAGGCGATATGATTAACCTATTGCATCAAATGACGGATGTGGTGGGTATTTGTGAGCGAATTCTCAGAACTCCAATACCCTTAGCTTATTCTATTCACCTGAAGCAGTTACTCATGATTTATTGTCTGTCATTACCATTTCAAATGGTTGATCAACTGGAATGGATGACAGCCCCAATTGTAGCCTTGATTAGTTTTACGCTCTTAGGCATTGAAGAGATTGGCATTCAAATAGAAGATCCCTTTGGGCATGATGCCAATGATTTGCCCCTAGACAATATCTGCAATACTATGATGCGAAATATTGAAGACTTAGTATCTATTTGTCCTGACAAATTTGCATAA
- a CDS encoding phytoene synthase, whose amino-acid sequence MGMRQPVSLEEAYEICRCITAKYAKTFYLGTMLMSEAKRRAVWAIYAWCRRTDELVDGMQAETTDAETLFNWEKQLEATFRGDPIHASDIALSDTVKQYPMPIQPFKDMISGMRMDLKYDRYQTFEDLHLYCYRVAGTVGLMSAAIMGFETKDPSVICSATEAAIALGIAMQLTNILRDIGEDAQRGRIYLPLEDLHYFDYTEKDLLNGVVDDRWIELMRFQIQRAREFYQHAEDGISALCRDARWPVWSSLILYRNILKAIEKNHYEVFKQRAFVPNSGKVLALPWAWLKAQTC is encoded by the coding sequence ATGGGAATGCGTCAGCCAGTCAGTCTGGAGGAAGCCTACGAGATTTGTCGTTGTATTACGGCAAAGTATGCTAAGACCTTTTATCTTGGCACAATGCTGATGTCTGAAGCAAAACGGCGAGCAGTTTGGGCGATATATGCTTGGTGTCGGCGTACCGACGAGCTTGTAGATGGGATGCAGGCGGAAACTACCGATGCGGAAACGCTCTTTAACTGGGAGAAACAGCTAGAAGCGACATTTCGCGGCGATCCGATTCATGCATCAGATATTGCCCTCTCGGATACCGTTAAGCAGTACCCTATGCCCATCCAACCTTTTAAAGACATGATCTCAGGAATGCGGATGGATCTCAAGTACGATCGCTACCAAACCTTTGAGGATCTGCATTTGTATTGCTATCGTGTCGCAGGGACAGTAGGCTTGATGTCGGCAGCAATCATGGGCTTCGAGACGAAAGATCCCTCAGTAATTTGTTCGGCGACTGAAGCCGCGATCGCTTTGGGCATTGCCATGCAATTAACAAATATTTTGCGCGATATTGGTGAAGATGCTCAGCGAGGGCGAATTTATTTACCCCTTGAGGATCTACACTATTTCGACTATACCGAAAAAGATTTATTAAATGGTGTCGTCGATGATCGCTGGATCGAGTTAATGCGTTTTCAAATCCAAAGAGCGCGAGAATTTTATCAACATGCTGAGGATGGTATTTCCGCACTCTGTCGCGATGCCCGATGGCCAGTGTGGTCATCCTTAATTTTGTATCGCAATATTTTAAAAGCAATTGAAAAAAATCACTACGAAGTCTTTAAGCAGCGTGCTTTTGTCCCCAACTCTGGTAAGGTGCTAGCTTTACCTTGGGCCTGGCTCAAAGCTCAGACATGTTAA
- the pds gene encoding 15-cis-phytoene desaturase encodes MRVAIAGGGLAGLSCAKYLVDLGHQPILLERSNVLGGLVAAWKDADGDWIETGLHNFFGAYPNMLQLMGELNILDRLQWKRHALIFNQPEKPGVLSWFDVPDIPSPFNIIVSILRNNDMLTWEQKIRFAIGLIPAIIRGDDYVVSMDKYTFEEWLEMRGIGKDITTDIFIAVCKSLKFIDPDVISATIPLRALNKFLQQKDGSKIAYLDGAPPERLCQPIVDYVVARGGEVHTGVALKEIVTDQDGNVQKLIVQGTDGSPSREIFADAYVSAMSVDAFKNYIPDTWQGLPYFQQLDNLEGVPVISVQIWFDRKLTDIDHTLFSRSPLLSVYSDMSNSCKEYADPDKSMLELVFAPAADWIDRPNSEIVEATLNELAKLFPQHLPSPAKVLKSHVVKTPRSIYTATPGREQFRPGQATPISNFFLSGSYTAQPFFGSMEGAVLSGKLTAQEIHQASQNPNQKASQSSGSKVLGRTSNQNQSNPSVVSA; translated from the coding sequence ATGCGCGTGGCGATCGCTGGAGGAGGGTTAGCAGGATTATCCTGTGCCAAGTATTTGGTGGATTTAGGACATCAGCCGATATTGCTAGAGCGCAGTAACGTTCTCGGCGGCTTAGTAGCGGCATGGAAAGATGCCGATGGCGATTGGATCGAAACAGGATTACATAACTTTTTTGGCGCTTATCCCAATATGTTGCAACTGATGGGTGAGCTAAATATCCTCGATCGCCTGCAATGGAAGCGCCATGCTTTAATTTTTAATCAACCCGAAAAGCCAGGAGTGCTTTCATGGTTTGATGTACCCGATATCCCATCCCCCTTTAATATCATTGTCTCGATTCTGCGTAACAACGATATGCTCACATGGGAGCAGAAAATTCGGTTTGCGATCGGGCTAATTCCTGCAATTATTCGTGGCGATGACTACGTTGTCTCGATGGACAAATACACCTTCGAGGAATGGCTAGAAATGCGCGGCATCGGTAAGGACATTACTACCGATATTTTTATTGCCGTTTGTAAATCCCTCAAATTTATCGATCCCGATGTCATTTCCGCAACGATTCCCCTTCGCGCCCTCAACAAATTTCTCCAACAAAAAGATGGCTCAAAAATTGCCTACCTAGATGGCGCACCTCCTGAACGTCTCTGTCAGCCCATCGTCGATTATGTTGTGGCAAGAGGCGGCGAAGTGCATACAGGTGTAGCGCTCAAGGAAATTGTCACCGATCAAGATGGCAATGTCCAAAAGTTAATCGTCCAAGGTACAGACGGCTCACCTAGTCGCGAAATCTTTGCCGATGCCTACGTTTCCGCCATGTCAGTGGACGCATTTAAAAACTATATTCCTGACACTTGGCAAGGCTTGCCCTATTTTCAACAACTAGACAACCTTGAAGGCGTACCCGTAATCAGTGTGCAGATCTGGTTTGATCGCAAACTTACCGATATTGATCACACCCTATTTTCGCGATCGCCACTGCTCAGTGTTTACTCAGATATGAGCAACTCCTGCAAGGAATATGCCGATCCTGACAAATCGATGCTAGAGCTAGTCTTTGCCCCTGCTGCCGATTGGATTGATCGCCCCAATAGCGAAATTGTGGAAGCAACCCTCAATGAACTTGCCAAACTATTTCCGCAGCATCTCCCTAGCCCTGCCAAAGTCTTAAAGTCCCATGTCGTCAAGACTCCGCGATCAATTTATACAGCCACACCCGGACGTGAACAATTCCGTCCCGGCCAAGCTACACCAATATCTAATTTCTTTTTGTCAGGTAGCTATACAGCACAACCCTTTTTTGGCAGTATGGAAGGGGCGGTACTTTCTGGTAAGCTAACAGCACAGGAAATCCATCAAGCAAGTCAAAACCCAAATCAAAAAGCAAGTCAATCTTCGGGAAGTAAAGTCCTTGGTCGAACCTCTAACCAAAACCAGTCAAATCCATCTGTCGTCAGTGCCTAA
- a CDS encoding IS982 family transposase, producing MFSIEYFIIAVFCKIDELLKEITTEQRVRAKGFAPALSDSEVMTMEIVAEYQGIETDIGIWKYFRKHWREWFPALKSRTTFVRQAANLWQYKAILQQKLAEQLGALDDDVHLIDGVPIPLCYLCRASRCRSFSDMADYGYCAAKDMHYYGFHGHVLISGSGVITQFALTPANGDERETLWDLVSNIHGFLIGDKGYLSQPLKQDLQTFAVDLQTALRSNMHDSRPRWWVRLIVKVRRLIETVIGQLVGRFHLDIVWARDIWHLSSRLNRKILAHTMCFWLNRYSLLPLQFEDLVDS from the coding sequence ATGTTTTCTATAGAATATTTTATCATTGCGGTATTTTGCAAAATCGATGAACTACTCAAAGAAATAACAACCGAGCAGCGGGTCAGAGCCAAAGGATTTGCACCAGCCCTAAGTGACAGCGAAGTGATGACAATGGAAATCGTAGCTGAGTATCAGGGTATTGAGACTGACATAGGGATCTGGAAATATTTTCGTAAGCATTGGAGGGAATGGTTTCCAGCCTTAAAAAGTCGTACCACCTTTGTCCGACAAGCCGCCAATCTGTGGCAGTACAAAGCGATACTCCAACAAAAACTAGCTGAACAGTTAGGTGCTTTAGATGATGATGTGCATCTGATTGATGGTGTACCCATACCACTGTGTTACCTCTGCCGTGCATCCCGTTGTCGTAGCTTTTCAGATATGGCGGACTATGGTTACTGTGCTGCTAAGGATATGCATTACTATGGCTTTCATGGTCATGTGCTCATTAGTGGTAGCGGTGTAATTACCCAGTTTGCGCTTACTCCTGCTAATGGCGATGAACGGGAAACTCTCTGGGATTTAGTCTCCAATATTCATGGTTTCCTGATTGGTGACAAAGGCTATCTAAGTCAACCTCTCAAGCAAGATTTACAGACATTTGCCGTTGATTTACAAACAGCTTTGCGCTCGAATATGCATGATTCTCGTCCTCGTTGGTGGGTACGTTTGATTGTCAAGGTAAGGCGTTTGATTGAGACTGTCATTGGTCAGTTAGTTGGACGCTTTCACCTTGATATAGTTTGGGCTAGGGATATCTGGCATCTTTCTAGTCGCCTTAATCGCAAAATCCTTGCTCATACCATGTGTTTTTGGCTCAACCGATATTCTCTTCTTCCTTTACAGTTTGAAGATTTGGTTGATTCTTAA
- a CDS encoding NYN domain-containing protein: protein MKSRVALYLDYENVSDVELVENCIDFALSQGEIVIQNAYTKQWRNSRTDGNFLRRLGFSLVNVILNIKNSVDCKCMFDCMDALHDKSSPDVFIFVTGDGDYAHLLNILKGNHKKTVVFARRGSGSRKLRRIAHEFYFLDEVLAFA, encoded by the coding sequence ATGAAATCAAGAGTTGCCCTTTATTTGGACTATGAGAATGTTTCAGATGTAGAACTAGTAGAGAATTGCATCGATTTTGCATTATCTCAGGGTGAGATTGTAATTCAGAATGCTTACACTAAGCAATGGAGAAATTCACGAACTGATGGTAACTTTCTTAGAAGGTTGGGATTTTCTCTTGTAAACGTTATACTGAATATCAAGAATAGTGTTGATTGCAAGTGTATGTTTGATTGCATGGATGCACTACATGACAAATCATCACCTGACGTTTTTATTTTTGTAACTGGAGATGGTGACTATGCCCACCTGCTCAATATCTTGAAAGGGAATCATAAAAAAACCGTAGTATTTGCTAGGCGAGGATCGGGAAGTAGAAAACTTAGAAGAATTGCCCATGAGTTTTACTTTCTGGATGAAGTACTTGCATTTGCTTAG
- a CDS encoding NACHT domain-containing protein, whose protein sequence is MSSDLNENNKKLSGRSSKIVDTTVFSWLKRSYENDFHGSPSKLIEKLDKAFEREIKKAKDGTGSLLSDKTIRNFFIGDAPPTASLKTLNYLCHVLLGYKNYGEALEKKSEIPSRSELEDNESKRLDLNKNERILELENESCLEEILQPYLLKTREKLNTMKVLDMRERLPLDDIYTETYFWKNSTFVTDRIARISDASLPVKNLRINAFDKIREIQHLMIMGGPGTGKTAFLKKVGLRYLDKDISNRDFGKWYVPIYVSVKIFGAKIESTNLKSVLLERLADFIQPNDFEKMLRKGQFFLLLDALDEYSNLNAMCNRIEEFLEIYDSNRIIITNRLGIPDCKIAEFDEVEIAEFDKEQISVFAKKWFDATKKKELEFDAEAEEMYEEDWEPLEMAEKFLHELARNNAIAGACINPLILTYVCLRFKEEYGLPKNISGLLKDIVYILLKRWDATRRIKRIPNDADRLSDDRKIELFGKIAYKGFAKEPSRQFLWCEDELIEEIKIFLKNVSTINSSEIDSSTKLMLEVMIRDHGLFIPQGKMHSFPHLTYQEYFVADYIQSHLSSDLKLLCKTLDDYLFDRQWEQVFLMLTEKLNDAGDFFKHMFWHINTSIKGKDEIQGMLHWLNDFTSSLNVNTSAWRSFLLATDLETSIYLRRHSIDINYSYAQELSDQAVLFNKKRNKITPNQPKLVVALYLVIIYDLVIDLLGDLKDLKDKPRLKAASEFAMKELRIDTETTINKELDLAIAKAKLIDDMPTLMEKLNDLRESMPKISEYSGYRDWKDWNNEVLGLMNDFFNIGHKVVFTPDTQKALDDYIYANNLLMKCILGENVSDSNLREKIFDHMLLPFDLIPQEQLLPFSHTNNLIFAEIS, encoded by the coding sequence ATGTCTAGCGATTTGAATGAGAACAATAAAAAACTTAGTGGTCGTAGTAGCAAGATCGTTGACACTACAGTATTTAGTTGGCTCAAAAGATCCTATGAAAATGACTTTCACGGCTCTCCTAGTAAACTAATAGAAAAGCTAGATAAAGCTTTTGAAAGAGAGATCAAGAAAGCTAAGGATGGCACTGGCTCTCTACTATCTGACAAGACTATTCGTAACTTTTTTATTGGGGATGCGCCACCAACGGCTTCGCTCAAGACTCTTAATTATCTGTGTCATGTTTTGCTAGGATACAAAAATTATGGCGAAGCCCTTGAGAAAAAATCAGAAATACCAAGTCGTTCTGAGCTTGAAGACAATGAAAGTAAGAGATTAGATTTAAATAAAAATGAGCGAATTCTAGAACTAGAGAATGAATCTTGCCTAGAAGAAATCTTGCAACCATATCTACTCAAGACAAGAGAAAAATTAAACACTATGAAAGTGTTAGATATGAGAGAAAGGTTGCCATTAGACGACATCTATACTGAAACCTACTTCTGGAAAAACTCAACTTTTGTTACAGATCGCATAGCAAGAATTTCTGATGCCAGTCTCCCAGTAAAGAATTTACGGATCAATGCTTTTGACAAAATCAGGGAAATTCAGCATCTTATGATTATGGGTGGTCCTGGTACTGGTAAAACTGCTTTTCTTAAAAAAGTTGGTTTGAGATACCTTGATAAAGATATTAGTAATCGAGATTTTGGCAAATGGTATGTGCCAATATATGTGTCCGTCAAAATCTTTGGAGCGAAAATAGAATCTACAAACTTAAAATCAGTTCTTTTAGAAAGACTAGCTGATTTTATTCAGCCCAATGATTTTGAAAAAATGCTTCGTAAGGGACAGTTCTTCCTTTTATTAGATGCTTTGGACGAGTATAGCAATCTTAATGCTATGTGTAACAGAATAGAAGAGTTTTTAGAAATATATGATAGTAATAGGATTATTATTACCAATCGTCTAGGTATTCCTGACTGTAAGATTGCAGAATTCGATGAAGTTGAGATCGCTGAGTTTGACAAAGAGCAAATATCTGTGTTTGCAAAAAAATGGTTCGATGCAACTAAAAAGAAAGAACTAGAATTCGATGCAGAAGCAGAAGAGATGTATGAAGAAGACTGGGAGCCATTGGAAATGGCTGAAAAATTTTTACATGAGTTAGCTAGGAATAATGCAATTGCTGGCGCTTGCATCAATCCTCTAATTCTTACTTACGTCTGTCTTAGATTTAAGGAAGAGTATGGACTCCCCAAAAATATTAGTGGTCTTTTAAAGGATATAGTATATATCCTATTAAAGAGATGGGATGCTACTCGTAGGATTAAGCGAATTCCTAATGATGCTGATAGGTTGTCAGATGATCGCAAAATTGAACTATTCGGGAAGATTGCCTATAAGGGTTTTGCTAAAGAGCCATCTAGGCAGTTCCTTTGGTGTGAAGACGAGCTAATAGAAGAGATTAAAATATTTTTGAAGAATGTATCAACCATTAACAGTAGCGAAATTGATAGTAGTACCAAACTAATGTTAGAAGTTATGATTCGAGATCATGGTTTGTTTATTCCTCAAGGTAAAATGCATTCTTTCCCTCATTTAACATACCAAGAATATTTTGTAGCTGATTACATCCAATCTCATCTAAGTAGTGATCTAAAGCTTTTATGTAAAACATTAGATGATTATCTATTTGATCGTCAATGGGAGCAAGTTTTTCTGATGCTAACAGAAAAACTTAATGATGCTGGTGATTTCTTCAAACATATGTTTTGGCATATCAACACTTCCATCAAAGGTAAAGATGAAATACAAGGAATGTTACATTGGTTGAATGATTTTACCAGTTCGCTAAATGTTAATACTTCTGCTTGGCGTTCCTTCCTCCTCGCTACGGATCTGGAAACATCTATATACCTTAGACGGCATAGTATTGATATAAACTACAGCTATGCCCAAGAATTATCAGATCAAGCTGTATTGTTTAATAAAAAGAGAAATAAAATCACACCTAATCAGCCAAAACTAGTAGTAGCTCTATATTTAGTTATCATCTACGACCTAGTTATAGATCTTTTAGGTGATTTAAAAGATTTAAAGGACAAGCCTAGGCTCAAGGCAGCATCAGAATTTGCTATGAAAGAATTGAGAATTGATACAGAGACAACTATCAACAAAGAACTAGATCTCGCCATTGCAAAAGCAAAACTAATTGATGATATGCCCACTTTGATGGAAAAATTAAACGATTTGAGAGAATCTATGCCAAAAATTTCAGAATATTCAGGATATAGGGATTGGAAAGATTGGAATAACGAAGTCTTAGGTTTAATGAATGATTTCTTTAATATTGGGCATAAAGTTGTATTTACCCCAGATACTCAGAAAGCATTAGATGACTACATATATGCTAATAACTTGCTTATGAAATGTATTCTGGGAGAGAACGTATCAGATTCTAATTTAAGGGAAAAGATTTTTGATCACATGCTTTTACCATTTGATTTAATTCCCCAAGAACAACTACTACCATTTAGTCACACGAATAATCTTATTTTTGCTGAAATAAGCTAG
- a CDS encoding Uma2 family endonuclease: MVIISGQRLPTAEELPHSDDTPVDNELQNHIPNLLLNILLSIWGDRQDWFFGVDMAVYYDPNKPQIVPDGFLAMGVPRNTGDRGRLSYLVWQEQYVLPKLVLEVVSEKYNGEYEKKLEDYQSIGVLYYVIYNPLAGKQSRYKQRQPLEVYQLVNQKYQLLIGNPVWLPEIGLALGYENADHANWEREWLFWYDETGQRYLTDREKIAAAESTILAMWEANEQERQAKEQERQSKEKLENYLRSMGINPDDI; encoded by the coding sequence ATGGTCATTATTTCTGGTCAGCGTTTACCAACTGCCGAAGAACTGCCTCACAGTGACGATACCCCCGTGGATAACGAGCTTCAAAATCATATTCCCAATCTTTTATTAAATATTCTGCTCAGTATTTGGGGCGATCGCCAAGATTGGTTTTTTGGTGTGGATATGGCAGTGTATTACGACCCTAACAAGCCGCAGATCGTCCCCGATGGCTTTTTGGCAATGGGTGTACCTCGAAATACAGGCGATCGCGGTCGGCTGAGTTATTTAGTATGGCAAGAACAATATGTCTTACCAAAATTGGTACTAGAAGTTGTCTCCGAAAAATACAATGGCGAATATGAGAAAAAGCTAGAGGACTATCAAAGTATCGGGGTGCTTTACTATGTGATTTACAACCCCTTAGCGGGAAAGCAATCAAGATATAAGCAACGCCAACCTTTAGAGGTTTATCAACTGGTCAATCAAAAATATCAGCTATTAATAGGCAATCCTGTATGGCTGCCTGAGATTGGTTTAGCGCTCGGTTATGAAAACGCAGATCATGCCAACTGGGAACGGGAATGGTTATTTTGGTATGACGAAACAGGTCAAAGGTATTTAACCGATCGCGAGAAGATCGCGGCGGCGGAATCAACAATTTTGGCAATGTGGGAAGCAAATGAGCAGGAACGTCAAGCTAAAGAGCAAGAACGTCAATCTAAGGAAAAATTAGAAAATTATCTCAGGTCAATGGGGATTAACCCTGATGACATTTGA
- the menA gene encoding 2-carboxy-1,4-naphthoquinone phytyltransferase: MVKSLVVPPELSPKTSRKLWMAAIKLPMYSVAIVPIATGTAIAYRDTGAINWGIFFTFLVSAILILVWENLCNDVFDAETGIDVNKAHSVVNLTGRKNVIFAIANICLLLGIGGVFAISWLQQDLVVVGAIAICCFLGYIYQGPPFRLGYQGLGEILCFFAFGPLGVSAAYYSQAKSWSVGSLAAAIIVGIITSLILFCSHFNQVADDLAAGKKSPVVRLGTKRSAQLLPWLCGVIYAITIIAIACNFFPIWTAIVLVSLPIAWNLCTFIGENHDQADLLLNCRFIAVALHFVVGSGLSISLIF, from the coding sequence ATGGTAAAAAGCCTCGTTGTTCCCCCTGAGCTATCTCCCAAGACATCTCGCAAGCTATGGATGGCGGCGATTAAACTACCAATGTATAGTGTGGCAATTGTACCGATCGCCACGGGTACAGCGATCGCCTATCGCGATACTGGGGCAATTAACTGGGGCATCTTTTTCACCTTTTTGGTCTCTGCAATTTTGATTTTAGTTTGGGAAAATCTCTGTAATGACGTATTTGATGCGGAGACAGGGATTGATGTCAATAAGGCGCATTCGGTGGTCAATCTCACGGGCAGGAAAAATGTGATCTTTGCGATCGCCAATATTTGTTTATTGCTGGGTATCGGTGGCGTATTCGCGATTTCATGGCTACAGCAGGATTTGGTGGTGGTCGGTGCGATCGCCATTTGTTGTTTTCTGGGCTATATCTACCAAGGTCCTCCCTTTCGCTTGGGATATCAAGGCTTAGGTGAAATTTTATGCTTTTTCGCCTTTGGACCTCTAGGAGTTTCCGCCGCCTATTACAGTCAAGCCAAGTCTTGGTCAGTTGGCTCTCTTGCTGCCGCGATCATTGTTGGGATTATCACTAGCTTGATTTTGTTCTGTTCCCATTTCAATCAAGTTGCCGATGATCTAGCAGCAGGCAAAAAATCCCCTGTAGTGAGACTAGGAACTAAGCGATCGGCTCAGCTTTTGCCTTGGCTCTGTGGGGTGATTTATGCAATTACGATCATCGCAATCGCTTGTAACTTTTTCCCAATCTGGACAGCGATCGTATTGGTCAGCTTACCGATCGCTTGGAATTTATGTACCTTCATTGGCGAGAATCACGATCAGGCGGATCTGTTACTCAATTGTCGATTTATTGCAGTGGCTTTACATTTTGTCGTTGGCTCAGGGCTGAGTATTAGCTTGATTTTCTAA